The stretch of DNA GAATGGATGTTTATATTAAATATCCCAATCTAATTTTAATAGATTTTTAAGGAGTGTTACTTGCTCCGAACCTATTTTTGCGGCAATTTTATTCTCAAGTTGGGCTTTGAGGGCTGCGTTTTTTTCGTAGCATTCTTCTCCTAAATCAGTTAATTGAATGCACTTTTCTTTCTTATTGTTTTCTACATTTTTGATTTCGACTAATCCTTTTTCAGCAAGTTTTTGGATAAACTTATGTATCGCCTGACGAGAAATCTCTACATTTTTTGTCACATACGAAATGCTGGGCTGTTTTTGATAAATCCTAGCCATGATATACCATTCAGAATTTGAAATATAAATCTCACTTTGATCGTTCCAGGCTTTCTCGGCTATTTTTCGAACCAAACTATGACGCTCACTTATTAAATCGATAAGATCTAAATCTTGTAATTCAGAGTTTGAAATCAAACGATTCACTCCAATCCTAATCATCGCCATTACTATACAAAATCCGGGATTGGATGTCAATTTGGTTTACATTCAAAAGCATCCCTGGTGCCAAAGAGATCAATTAAAGTCCTCCAAGAAGTATATAAGTTTTTGAGTGTTTGGGTTAAAATGGAAGTGTTATGCAATATCAGGGAGTGAGTGTATGTTAGATCAAATCAAAGGTGCACTATTTGGATTTGCAATTGGTGACGCGTTAGGCGGGACCACCGAATTCTTAAATAAAGAAGAAATCGAACATAAATATGGTCGGGTTACGGACATAATCGGTGGAGGCGTTTGGGACTTAGAAAAGGGAGAAACCACAGATGATAC from Bacillus sp. SLBN-46 encodes:
- a CDS encoding winged helix DNA-binding protein; protein product: MAMIRIGVNRLISNSELQDLDLIDLISERHSLVRKIAEKAWNDQSEIYISNSEWYIMARIYQKQPSISYVTKNVEISRQAIHKFIQKLAEKGLVEIKNVENNKKEKCIQLTDLGEECYEKNAALKAQLENKIAAKIGSEQVTLLKNLLKLDWDI